From Candidatus Amoebophilus asiaticus 5a2, the proteins below share one genomic window:
- a CDS encoding F-box-like domain-containing protein, which translates to MKPKPLQKLVARILLISLISQSCSNSSNLPISIKKSTDDNQQVVIEQLVNKQLASKKGHLITFYEEAGQLRVKFKEKVGSFSRIHTLPVYIEQGIEIAPVANSKGSQNLLTHVHLPKNKQPGYVYIGNMGLKGGVGSEDEQEDEEPKQEKRKGKKRVKGEKEYEKKEEDRYQKKIKVRRRGKEEQESAKFKRRRVSPYSSFGEEQTIEQPGKNNLEEYQTLLRSGMEGESEAQFRLGRKAYEAWQKQGTEESAHKAEVWLSKAAAQDHPMAITLLRELADSSSSVEKDIVQSSVSLPIELWQEIFSYLKLEDILPARIVNKDWNELITGYRQTGIVGVENKLKSVVNPTGWVWTIDKRIDFKNNKKLNKLTPERISSFAFYHLIRNIKSLPQAFWPHIKGTKIQSIDLSENEIGAQGAVKLAKYLQDTQVHTVYLSFNGIGAQGAVEFTKNLQGTRVHTVDLSWNRIGAQGVEELIKHLQATKVHTVNLRLNQIGAQGVEELAKNLQGTSVHTVNLSENHIGDQGAEELFRYLQGTRVHTVYLSSNQIGAQGAERLAKQLLGTSVHTIDLSGNHIGDRGAEGFAQHLQRTSVHTVDLSENHIGDRGAIEFAKNLQGTSVHTVYLNHNKIGAQGAIELAKHLQGSSVQKINLSHNQIGAQGAEGLAKHLQGTQVHTINLWANQIGAQGAVEFAKNLQGTNVHTVYLGYNQIGAQGAEGLAKNLQGTSVHTVDLTSNQIGDQGAEGLAKYLQGTQVHTVNLSSNNIGAQGAEELAKSLQGTSVHTVDLRWNDIGADIQRLLVEQYPHIKWSFSPVFF; encoded by the coding sequence ATGAAACCTAAACCATTACAGAAACTTGTAGCGCGTATTCTACTAATAAGCCTTATTTCACAAAGCTGCTCTAATTCCTCTAACCTACCTATTTCAATAAAAAAGTCAACAGATGACAACCAACAAGTTGTTATTGAACAGTTAGTAAACAAGCAACTTGCCTCCAAGAAAGGTCATCTAATTACTTTTTATGAAGAAGCAGGCCAATTGCGAGTAAAATTCAAGGAAAAGGTTGGAAGCTTTAGTAGAATACATACTTTACCTGTGTATATAGAGCAAGGTATTGAGATAGCACCAGTAGCTAACTCTAAAGGGAGCCAAAATCTACTTACGCATGTGCATTTACCTAAAAACAAGCAGCCAGGCTATGTATATATAGGGAATATGGGGTTAAAAGGAGGCGTAGGGAGCGAAGATGAACAAGAGGACGAAGAGCCAAAGCAAGAAAAAAGAAAAGGTAAAAAGAGAGTGAAAGGTGAAAAAGAATATGAAAAGAAGGAAGAAGATCGATATCAGAAGAAAATAAAAGTAAGAAGAAGAGGAAAAGAAGAGCAAGAATCTGCAAAATTTAAGCGAAGAAGAGTATCACCTTATTCCTCGTTCGGAGAAGAACAAACCATAGAACAACCAGGCAAGAATAATTTAGAAGAATATCAAACCTTACTGCGATCTGGCATGGAGGGAGAAAGTGAAGCACAATTTCGGCTAGGGAGAAAGGCGTACGAAGCTTGGCAGAAGCAAGGTACAGAAGAATCTGCTCACAAAGCAGAAGTGTGGTTAAGCAAAGCAGCGGCACAAGACCATCCAATGGCAATTACTTTATTAAGAGAGCTAGCGGATAGTAGCTCTTCTGTGGAAAAGGACATTGTGCAGAGTTCTGTATCCCTTCCCATAGAGCTATGGCAAGAGATTTTTTCTTATTTAAAATTAGAAGATATTTTACCAGCAAGAATAGTTAATAAAGACTGGAATGAACTGATTACAGGCTATAGGCAAACAGGTATAGTAGGGGTTGAGAATAAGCTTAAATCAGTTGTTAATCCAACTGGCTGGGTATGGACAATAGATAAGAGAATAGATTTCAAGAACAATAAAAAGTTAAATAAGTTAACACCTGAAAGAATTTCCAGTTTTGCTTTTTATCATTTAATAAGGAATATAAAGAGTTTGCCACAAGCATTTTGGCCTCATATAAAAGGTACCAAGATTCAGAGTATTGATTTAAGCGAGAATGAGATAGGTGCCCAAGGAGCAGTTAAGTTGGCTAAATATTTACAAGATACCCAAGTACATACGGTTTATTTAAGTTTTAATGGTATAGGTGCTCAAGGAGCAGTTGAGTTTACTAAAAATTTACAGGGAACGAGGGTTCATACGGTTGACTTAAGCTGGAATAGAATAGGTGCTCAAGGAGTGGAAGAATTAATTAAACATTTACAAGCTACCAAAGTGCATACGGTTAATTTAAGGTTAAACCAAATAGGCGCTCAAGGAGTAGAAGAATTGGCTAAAAATTTACAGGGAACAAGTGTACATACAGTTAATTTAAGCGAAAATCATATAGGTGATCAAGGAGCCGAGGAATTATTTAGGTATTTACAGGGAACTCGAGTACATACGGTTTATTTAAGCTCGAACCAAATAGGCGCACAAGGGGCAGAAAGATTGGCTAAACAATTACTAGGAACCAGTGTACATACAATTGATTTAAGCGGGAATCATATAGGCGACCGAGGAGCCGAAGGATTTGCCCAGCATTTACAGAGAACTAGTGTACATACGGTTGATTTAAGCGAAAATCATATAGGCGACCGAGGAGCCATAGAGTTTGCCAAAAATTTGCAAGGAACAAGTGTGCATACGGTTTATTTAAATCATAATAAAATAGGTGCACAAGGAGCTATAGAATTGGCTAAGCATTTACAGGGAAGTAGTGTACAGAAGATTAATTTAAGCCATAATCAGATAGGTGCACAAGGAGCCGAAGGATTGGCTAAACATTTACAGGGAACCCAAGTACATACGATCAATTTATGGGCGAATCAGATAGGCGCCCAAGGAGCCGTAGAGTTTGCCAAGAATTTACAAGGAACAAATGTGCATACGGTTTATTTAGGATATAATCAGATAGGTGCACAAGGAGCTGAAGGATTGGCTAAAAATTTACAGGGAACCAGCGTACATACAGTTGATTTAACCTCGAATCAAATAGGCGACCAAGGAGCGGAAGGTTTGGCTAAGTATCTACAGGGAACACAGGTGCATACGGTTAATTTAAGTTCGAATAATATAGGCGCACAAGGAGCGGAAGAATTGGCTAAAAGTTTACAAGGAACCAGTGTACATACAGTTGATTTAAGATGGAATGATATAGGCGCTGATATACAAAGATTACTCGTGGAACAATATCCGCATATTAAATGGAGCTTTTCGCCTGTCTTCTTTTAA